The following proteins are encoded in a genomic region of Zea mays cultivar B73 chromosome 9, Zm-B73-REFERENCE-NAM-5.0, whole genome shotgun sequence:
- the LOC100283615 gene encoding Expansin-A16 precursor, producing MVSSLPLSSLLLLLLLLSAASFGGGVRLGDGGYEDWRLGTATYVKEFQSHPLNDGGGACGYGDLDIFRYGRYTAGLSAALFGRGGACGGCYELRCVNHIQWCLRGSPTVVVTATDFCPANMGLADDDAGGWCNFPREHLELSEAAFLRVAKAKAGIVPVQFRRVSCDRAGGMRFTITGSAHFLQVLITNVAADGEVAAVKVKGSRTGWIPMGRNWGQNWQCDADLRAQPLSFEVTGGRGRTVTAYSVAPADWMFAQTFEGKQFAE from the exons ATGGTCAGCTCCCTGCCGCTGTCctcgttgctgctgctgctgctgctgctctccGCAGCCAGCTTCGGCGGCGGCGTAAGGCTCGGCGATGGTGGCTACGAGGACTGGAGGCTCGGCACCGCCACCTACGTCAAGGAGTTCCAGTCACACCCTCTCAATGACG GCGGTGGCGCCTGCGGGTACGGCGACCTGGACATCTTCAGGTACGGGCGCTACACGGCGGGGCTGAGCGCGGCGCTGTTCGGGCGCGGCGGCGCCTGCGGCGGCTGCTACGAGCTGCGGTGCGTCAACCACATCCAGTGGTGCCTCCGGGGCAGCCCCACGGTGGTGGTGACGGCGACGGACTTCTGCCCGGCCAACATGGGCCTCGCCGACGACGACGCCGGCGGCTGGTGCAACTTCCCGCGGGAGCACCTCGAGCTGTCGGAGGCCGCGTTCCTCCGCGTCGCCAAGGCCAAGGCCGGCATCGTGCCGGTGCAGTTCCGGAG GGTGAGCTGCGACAGGGCGGGCGGCATGCGGTTCACCATCACCGGTAGCGCCCACTTCCTGCAGGTGCTCATCACCAACGTGGCGGCGGACGGCGAGGTGGCGGCCGTGAAGGTGAAGGGCTCGAGGACGGGGTGGATCCCGATGGGGCGGAACTGGGGCCAGAACTGGCAGTGCGACGCCGACCTCCGCGCCCAGCCGCTGTCGTTCGAGGTCACCGGCGGGAGGGGCAGGACGGTCACCGCCTACAGCGTGGCGCCGGCGGACTGGATGTTCGCGCAGACGTTCGAGGGCAAGCAGTTCGCCGAGTAG